From a region of the Gemmatimonadaceae bacterium genome:
- a CDS encoding metalloregulator ArsR/SmtB family transcription factor, giving the protein MGRIAASTDVFRAVADPTRRAILDRLRGGRVPVNALAAEFEQSRPAISKHLKVLRDARLVTESRIGRERLYQLDPLPLQRVAGWIEGYRAFWLTSLDNLKQRLEGERR; this is encoded by the coding sequence ATGGGCCGCATAGCCGCAAGCACGGACGTGTTCAGAGCCGTCGCCGATCCGACGCGACGCGCGATCCTCGACCGGCTCCGAGGAGGACGGGTTCCCGTGAACGCGCTCGCCGCCGAGTTCGAGCAAAGTCGCCCCGCCATCTCGAAGCATCTCAAGGTCCTCCGCGACGCCCGATTGGTCACCGAATCGCGAATCGGGCGTGAACGCCTGTATCAACTCGACCCGTTGCCGCTCCAGCGCGTCGCTGGATGGATCGAGGGATATCGAGCGTTTTGGCTGACCAGTCTCGATAACCTCAAGCAGCGGCTGGAGGGCGAGCGGCGATGA
- a CDS encoding DNA-3-methyladenine glycosylase I — MTTEPKRCSWVNPDDELMREYHDREWGVPVHDDRTHFEFLVLEGAQAGLSWSTILKKRSGYRRAFSDFDPERVARYTAARIAKLLADPGIVRNRSKIASAVKNAKAFLAIQKEFGTFDAYCWRFVDGRPLDNRRTSMRGVPAKTAESDAFSGDLKRRGFSFVGTTIIYAHMQAVGMVNDHLTDCFRYREIRRLGE; from the coding sequence ATGACGACTGAACCGAAACGATGTTCGTGGGTCAATCCCGACGACGAGTTGATGCGCGAGTACCACGACCGGGAATGGGGCGTGCCGGTGCACGACGACCGGACACACTTCGAGTTTCTCGTTCTCGAGGGTGCGCAGGCGGGGCTCAGTTGGTCGACCATCCTCAAGAAGCGGTCTGGCTACCGCCGCGCGTTCAGCGACTTCGATCCGGAACGCGTCGCGCGCTACACGGCGGCGCGGATCGCAAAGCTGCTCGCTGATCCCGGCATCGTCCGAAACCGGTCGAAGATCGCGTCGGCCGTGAAGAACGCCAAGGCATTTCTCGCCATTCAGAAGGAATTCGGCACCTTCGACGCCTACTGCTGGCGCTTCGTCGACGGCCGCCCGCTGGACAACCGCCGAACATCGATGCGCGGAGTTCCGGCGAAGACCGCCGAGTCGGATGCATTCAGCGGCGACCTCAAGCGGCGAGGGTTCAGCTTCGTCGGCACGACCATCATCTACGCGCACATGCAGGCGGTCGGCATGGTCAACGATCATCTCACGGACTGCTTCCGATATCGCGAGATCCGCCGCCTCGGTGAATGA
- a CDS encoding acyl-CoA dehydrogenase family protein, with product MSEFYQEAPRLANRYDADGFLRSYLRWRLPDDIRAEIEPGLHRLGERAATEIAALGDAAEAQPPRHVPYDPWGRRVDDIVVSDAWRALDRISAEEGIVAAAYERRHGALSRVHQMALLYLFHAPSATYSCPLAMGDGAARFLEVHGAGDRYARELLEHLTTRDPARFWTSGQWMTERTGGSDVSLTSTIARWDDAERTHRLWGTKWFTSATTSQLALALARIEGADGKLAPGGRGLSVFAIELRDSSGALRSIRVNRLKDKLGTRALPTAELTLDGTPAVLVGGESDGVRKIATLFNVTRVYNAVAAVSGMRHILSLAQSYATVRSAFGKRLLEHPLHFETLVELETRVRASFMLAFAAVELMGKDECGEATGDEKARLRLLTPIAKAYACKQAVAVASEAIEAFGGAGYIEDTGLPRLLRDAQVLPIWEGTTNVLALDVWRAIERTGAFEPWLDDVRRRLGAVASDELRSAVGRAREATDRIARYVADARGTARREAGARRLAFAIARVTAAVGLIEYAAWWRTQNVRDTEAAQAIQFAERWTARDLTSGLDLNGESR from the coding sequence ATGAGCGAGTTCTATCAGGAAGCACCGCGCCTCGCGAACCGGTACGATGCGGACGGATTCCTGCGCTCGTATCTGCGGTGGCGCCTCCCCGACGACATACGCGCCGAAATCGAACCGGGCCTCCACCGACTCGGCGAACGCGCCGCGACTGAGATCGCCGCGCTCGGCGACGCCGCGGAAGCACAGCCTCCGCGGCACGTGCCGTACGATCCGTGGGGCCGGCGAGTCGACGACATCGTCGTCTCCGACGCGTGGCGCGCGCTCGATCGGATCTCGGCCGAGGAGGGCATCGTCGCGGCGGCGTATGAGCGACGACACGGCGCACTGTCGCGCGTGCATCAGATGGCGTTGCTCTATCTCTTTCACGCGCCCTCGGCGACGTACAGCTGTCCGCTCGCGATGGGCGACGGCGCGGCGCGGTTTCTCGAGGTGCACGGCGCCGGCGACCGGTACGCGCGCGAACTCCTCGAGCATCTGACGACGCGCGATCCCGCGCGCTTCTGGACGTCGGGACAATGGATGACCGAGCGGACCGGCGGGTCGGACGTGTCGCTCACGTCGACCATCGCTCGCTGGGACGACGCGGAGCGCACGCATCGGCTGTGGGGAACGAAGTGGTTCACATCGGCGACGACGTCGCAACTCGCGTTGGCGCTCGCTCGCATCGAAGGCGCCGACGGCAAGCTGGCGCCGGGCGGGCGCGGCTTGAGCGTTTTCGCAATCGAGCTGCGCGACTCGTCGGGCGCGCTCCGCAGCATTCGCGTCAACCGGCTCAAGGACAAACTCGGCACGCGCGCGCTTCCGACCGCGGAGCTTACGCTCGACGGAACGCCGGCGGTGCTCGTGGGTGGCGAATCGGACGGCGTGCGGAAGATTGCGACGCTGTTCAACGTGACGCGCGTGTACAACGCCGTCGCCGCGGTGTCCGGCATGCGGCACATTCTTTCGCTCGCTCAGAGTTATGCCACCGTTCGTTCGGCGTTCGGCAAGCGGCTGCTCGAGCATCCGCTGCACTTCGAAACCCTCGTCGAGCTCGAGACACGCGTGCGCGCGTCGTTCATGCTCGCCTTCGCCGCGGTCGAGCTCATGGGAAAGGACGAATGTGGTGAAGCGACCGGCGACGAGAAGGCGCGGCTTCGCTTACTGACGCCGATCGCGAAGGCGTATGCCTGCAAGCAAGCGGTGGCCGTCGCCAGCGAAGCGATCGAGGCCTTCGGCGGAGCAGGGTACATCGAGGACACCGGACTACCGCGCCTGCTGCGAGACGCGCAGGTGCTTCCTATTTGGGAGGGGACGACGAACGTGCTCGCTCTCGACGTGTGGCGCGCGATCGAGCGTACCGGCGCGTTCGAGCCGTGGCTCGACGATGTTCGCCGGCGACTCGGCGCGGTGGCGTCAGACGAGTTGCGGTCGGCGGTGGGCCGAGCGAGAGAAGCAACCGACCGGATCGCGCGCTATGTCGCGGACGCGCGAGGTACCGCTCGACGTGAAGCGGGTGCGCGGCGATTGGCGTTCGCCATCGCACGAGTGACCGCGGCCGTTGGTCTGATCGAGTACGCCGCCTGGTGGCGGACGCAGAACGTCCGCGACACCGAAGCGGCACAGGCCATTCAGTTCGCCGAGCGGTGGACGGCGCGCGACCTCACGTCTGGTCTCGATCTAAACGGCGAGTCGCGTTGA
- a CDS encoding FtsX-like permease family protein, translating into RLHLGTDDPASPSAISLFLDGRLAAGATLGDVAVEARVIAAQQDRLTPGRRTAVVATDGAIISQPGNGMAVGGTVAVVFVALACLALVACASVVSILLAIAHTRRTEMALRMALGAGAPRLAAMLGTESLLLASLAGVFASALTFRLPRVLMEWLVQRPVNFSLSPDWHVFAFLMITTLLAALVAANAPIRAVLSLDLNSTLRRVPDRTHGRVKRGNALMAAEIGGATALLVATIALTRLPARINDSPPRFDARHVLATTLRAPQPVGGWQSFHDGLGRALASVPGVRGVAFATASPAGDEGTGVLEVTTAEKNRRRMPWAEVSPDYFDVFGVRVERGHAFSVTDAACAAPVCPVVLSREAARELWRGVDPLGKRLTVDASHSLEVVGIASDASSEIAEAAQALMLYTPWRPNARLYQPFVRVEDSRSGVIKSLTSLVSERFAGAVVAPITVDEKLRLLTDTFQRIGQAVGVVAAITAVLAIVGVYGVVALAARRRSKEMGIRLALGARRMDVYRAMVSPNARPVTRGLVTGALFTAAMAVASDRVLAQEFPVKIVDPIAFVLAALALAVAVSIAMLLPARRATRVDPAMVLRQE; encoded by the coding sequence CGGCTCCATCTTGGGACCGACGACCCGGCCTCTCCGAGCGCGATATCGCTGTTTCTCGATGGCCGACTCGCCGCCGGCGCGACGCTCGGCGACGTCGCGGTCGAAGCGCGCGTGATCGCCGCACAACAGGACCGGCTTACGCCGGGCCGGCGCACCGCCGTAGTCGCGACGGACGGCGCGATCATCTCGCAGCCCGGGAACGGCATGGCCGTTGGCGGCACCGTCGCGGTGGTCTTCGTCGCGCTCGCCTGTCTCGCGCTCGTCGCGTGCGCCAGCGTCGTCTCGATTCTCCTCGCCATCGCCCACACCCGCCGAACCGAGATGGCGCTCCGCATGGCGCTCGGCGCCGGCGCTCCGCGGCTGGCGGCGATGCTCGGCACCGAGTCGCTGCTGCTCGCCAGTCTCGCGGGCGTGTTCGCATCCGCGCTCACTTTCAGGCTGCCGCGCGTGCTGATGGAGTGGCTCGTCCAGCGGCCTGTGAATTTTTCCCTGTCGCCCGACTGGCACGTCTTCGCGTTCCTGATGATCACGACGCTGTTGGCCGCGCTCGTTGCGGCCAACGCCCCAATCCGCGCCGTGCTCTCGCTCGACCTGAACTCGACACTGCGTCGCGTTCCGGATCGGACGCACGGCCGAGTGAAGCGCGGGAACGCGCTCATGGCGGCGGAGATCGGCGGAGCGACGGCGCTCCTCGTCGCGACGATCGCGCTCACTCGGTTGCCCGCGCGGATCAACGACTCACCGCCGCGGTTCGACGCGCGACACGTGTTGGCGACGACTCTGCGCGCGCCGCAACCGGTGGGAGGCTGGCAAAGCTTTCATGACGGCCTTGGCCGGGCGTTGGCGAGTGTGCCGGGCGTTCGCGGTGTCGCGTTCGCCACCGCCTCACCGGCGGGCGACGAAGGGACCGGTGTGCTCGAGGTGACGACGGCCGAGAAGAATCGCCGCCGAATGCCGTGGGCCGAAGTGTCGCCCGACTACTTCGACGTCTTTGGTGTCCGCGTCGAACGCGGGCACGCCTTCAGCGTCACGGATGCCGCCTGCGCGGCGCCGGTGTGCCCTGTCGTGCTCTCTCGCGAAGCTGCACGAGAGCTGTGGCGCGGCGTCGATCCACTCGGCAAGCGCCTCACGGTGGATGCGAGCCATTCGCTTGAGGTCGTCGGCATCGCCTCTGACGCGTCGAGCGAAATCGCCGAGGCGGCACAGGCGCTGATGCTCTACACGCCGTGGCGCCCAAACGCACGGTTGTATCAACCGTTCGTGCGAGTCGAAGACAGCCGGAGCGGAGTCATCAAGAGCCTCACGTCGCTCGTGAGCGAGCGCTTTGCCGGCGCGGTCGTGGCGCCGATCACCGTGGACGAAAAGCTCAGGCTCCTCACCGACACGTTTCAGCGCATCGGGCAAGCGGTCGGCGTGGTGGCGGCGATCACGGCGGTTCTGGCGATCGTCGGCGTCTACGGCGTCGTCGCCCTCGCGGCGCGGCGGCGCTCGAAGGAGATGGGCATTCGTCTCGCACTCGGTGCGCGCCGGATGGATGTCTACCGAGCGATGGTTTCGCCGAACGCCCGCCCGGTGACGCGTGGATTGGTAACCGGTGCGCTGTTCACCGCGGCGATGGCGGTCGCGTCGGACCGAGTTTTGGCGCAGGAGTTTCCGGTGAAGATCGTGGACCCGATCGCCTTCGTGCTGGCCGCGTTGGCGTTGGCAGTCGCGGTCTCGATCGCTATGCTGTTGCCGGCAAGGCGCGCGACGAGGGTCGATCCGGCGATGGTACTCCGGCAAGAATGA
- a CDS encoding SRPBCC domain-containing protein has product MTAPTLSSARAVADLTRGIILAAVEIAASPERVFQAVASEEIASWWGSPETYRVTRWTGDVRPGGWWRSEGVGADGTTFAVGGEILDVVPPSLFVHTWRYEHRPSDVTTVRFQIEPIPGGSRVTVRQEGFTNRTDCDSHSRGWERVLGWLRTHLSA; this is encoded by the coding sequence ATGACGGCACCGACGTTGTCCTCCGCACGTGCGGTCGCTGATCTGACACGCGGCATCATTTTGGCGGCGGTCGAAATCGCGGCCTCTCCCGAGCGTGTCTTTCAAGCCGTCGCGTCCGAGGAAATCGCCAGTTGGTGGGGATCGCCGGAGACCTATCGCGTGACGCGCTGGACCGGCGACGTGCGCCCCGGCGGTTGGTGGCGGAGCGAGGGTGTCGGTGCAGATGGAACGACGTTCGCTGTCGGCGGAGAGATCCTCGACGTCGTGCCGCCGTCGTTGTTCGTGCACACGTGGCGATACGAGCACCGGCCGAGCGACGTGACGACCGTGCGATTTCAGATCGAGCCGATCCCGGGCGGCTCGCGCGTCACGGTTCGACAGGAGGGATTCACCAATCGCACCGACTGCGACAGTCATAGCCGCGGTTGGGAGCGTGTTCTCGGTTGGCTGCGTACGCATTTGAGTGCCTAG
- a CDS encoding ATP-binding protein codes for MPKRPSNRTLEHYHQPTVFSAGPFEATDAWLAAIIESSDDAIIGKTLDSVVRSWNGGAARIFGYTAAEMLGESILRLFPPELEHEENEIVGRLSRGERVDHYETVRLRKDQSIVEVSLSVSPIRDKSGLIVGAAKIARDITEAKRLQRAERLLNDQLQELAGELEQQVEEGQALAEELELTNDQLMTALHAAEAAHRLAHDANAAKGAFLATMSHELRTPLNAITGYVDLLDLGLHGSLEPGQREALSRIKRSANTLLRLIDDVLNFAKLEAGHVDLRYEAVRLDDFAATLGSFIAPRVALKQLNYRLTTPGPDVVVNMDRAKTEQIMLNLLSNAVKFTDKGGIELVCTVDDHFIQLKVQDTGQGIRTELLSAIFEPFTQGDASLSRAVEGTGLGLSISRQLARAMGGEIHVESCIGEGSTFTVLLPRLGPLDA; via the coding sequence ATGCCGAAACGGCCTTCAAACAGGACACTTGAACATTACCACCAGCCGACGGTCTTCAGCGCCGGTCCTTTCGAAGCCACCGACGCCTGGCTCGCCGCGATCATCGAGTCGTCGGACGATGCGATCATCGGAAAGACGCTCGACAGCGTCGTGAGGAGCTGGAACGGCGGCGCGGCGCGCATCTTTGGATATACCGCCGCCGAGATGCTTGGCGAGTCGATCCTTCGACTCTTTCCGCCGGAGCTGGAGCACGAGGAGAACGAGATCGTCGGCCGCCTCTCCCGCGGGGAGCGAGTCGATCATTACGAGACCGTTCGCCTTCGCAAAGACCAATCGATCGTGGAGGTTTCGCTCAGCGTCTCGCCGATCCGGGACAAGAGCGGGTTGATCGTCGGCGCGGCCAAGATCGCGCGTGACATCACGGAGGCGAAGAGGCTGCAACGCGCTGAGCGGCTGCTCAACGACCAGCTGCAAGAGCTCGCGGGAGAGCTCGAGCAGCAAGTCGAGGAGGGCCAGGCGCTCGCCGAGGAGCTCGAGCTGACCAACGACCAGTTGATGACGGCGCTTCATGCAGCGGAAGCGGCCCATCGGCTCGCTCACGACGCGAACGCGGCCAAGGGCGCCTTTCTCGCCACGATGAGCCACGAGCTGCGTACACCGCTCAACGCCATTACGGGCTACGTGGACTTGCTCGACCTCGGACTCCACGGCTCGCTCGAGCCGGGGCAGCGCGAGGCGTTGAGTCGAATCAAGCGCAGCGCGAACACGCTCCTTCGGCTCATCGACGACGTGCTGAACTTCGCGAAGCTCGAAGCTGGACACGTCGACCTCCGATATGAAGCGGTGCGACTCGACGATTTCGCGGCGACGTTGGGCTCGTTCATCGCGCCGCGCGTCGCGCTGAAACAGCTGAACTACCGATTGACCACGCCCGGTCCGGACGTCGTCGTGAACATGGATCGGGCCAAGACCGAGCAGATCATGCTCAACTTGTTGTCAAACGCAGTGAAGTTCACCGACAAGGGAGGCATCGAGCTCGTCTGCACCGTCGACGATCATTTCATTCAGCTCAAGGTTCAAGACACCGGGCAGGGGATTCGAACGGAGCTGTTGTCGGCCATCTTCGAACCGTTCACACAAGGCGATGCCTCGCTGAGTCGCGCGGTCGAAGGCACCGGGCTCGGTCTCTCCATCAGCCGTCAGCTAGCGCGGGCGATGGGCGGCGAAATCCACGTGGAAAGCTGCATCGGCGAAGGCTCGACGTTCACGGTCCTTCTGCCTCGACTCGGGCCGCTCGACGCCTGA
- the thrA gene encoding bifunctional aspartate kinase/homoserine dehydrogenase I, with protein MSVRVVHKFGGTSLADAACFRRVADIVAERPESHRAVVVSAMSGVTNALIRAVELAGVGDTAGYTRALAELRDKHRRALLELVPAHSAADIDFAIERDLADIADLLRATTLLRRSSRETLDLVAGYGEIWSAQVLHALLAAKGAPSAWINARDVLVAEWRDANVEIDWSASRGRLDERLAGDLPPTLIITGFVASTHDGVATTLGRNGSDFSASVFAALLDASEIHIWTDVDGVMSANPRLVPEALTLDDMSYDEAMELAYFGAKVIHPSTMAPAVQRGLPIYIRNTFNPALRGTRIHAGPSSGFPVKGLATVESVSLLNLEGTGMIGVPGTAQRLFGALREAGISVIMISQGSSEHSICFAVPSAVAGDARSAVERAFFAERHHGQIQRVDVASECSILAAVGDGMAGTPGIAAKFLSALGKARVNIRAIAQGSSERNISVVVDAPDTTRALRAAHSGLYLSDQTLSVGIVGIGNVGSELMRQLAAESARLKQTFDIDLRVRAVSTSTRMLLSDRPIDLTATDRGAIADRGEPLDLDRLIAHVHADYLPHAAIIDCTASDAVARQYESWLARGIHVVTPNKRANSAGMDYYRRLREANRVVGAHYLYETTVGAALPIIQTLRDLIQTGDEIIEIEGILSGTLSYLFNSLDGRRSFSELVTHARELGYTEPDPRDDLAGTDVARKVVILAREMGLSIELGDVAVKSLVPEALKGGTVAQFLDALPTHDEEMEAARQSAAAAGKVLRFVGRVTRDGEASVELCPYPASHPFARVQLTDNIVLFRTGRYRENPLVVQGPGAGREVTAAGVFADLLRLASYLGAVL; from the coding sequence GTGAGCGTGCGGGTCGTCCACAAATTCGGCGGAACCAGCCTCGCCGACGCGGCGTGCTTCCGACGCGTGGCGGATATCGTCGCCGAGCGACCGGAGAGCCACCGCGCCGTCGTCGTCTCGGCGATGAGTGGCGTCACCAACGCGCTGATTCGCGCCGTGGAACTGGCCGGGGTGGGAGATACCGCCGGCTACACACGCGCTCTCGCCGAACTGCGCGACAAGCACCGCCGTGCTCTCCTGGAGCTCGTGCCCGCGCATTCTGCCGCTGACATCGATTTCGCCATTGAGCGCGACCTCGCCGATATCGCCGACCTGCTGCGGGCCACGACGCTCCTCCGCCGGTCGTCGCGAGAGACGTTGGACCTCGTCGCTGGGTATGGCGAGATCTGGTCCGCGCAGGTGCTTCACGCGTTGCTTGCTGCGAAAGGAGCGCCGAGCGCGTGGATCAACGCACGCGACGTGCTCGTCGCCGAGTGGCGCGACGCGAACGTCGAGATCGACTGGTCTGCGTCGCGCGGGCGGCTCGACGAGCGGCTCGCCGGCGACCTGCCGCCGACGCTCATCATCACGGGGTTCGTCGCTTCCACTCACGACGGCGTCGCCACGACCCTCGGCCGCAACGGCAGCGATTTCAGCGCCTCCGTCTTCGCGGCGCTGCTGGATGCGAGTGAGATCCACATCTGGACCGACGTCGACGGCGTGATGAGCGCGAACCCGCGGCTCGTACCCGAGGCGCTGACGCTCGACGACATGTCGTACGACGAGGCGATGGAGCTCGCCTACTTCGGCGCGAAGGTCATCCATCCGAGCACGATGGCGCCTGCCGTTCAGCGCGGCCTGCCGATCTACATCCGCAACACCTTCAATCCGGCGCTGCGCGGCACGCGAATCCACGCGGGCCCGTCGTCCGGATTCCCCGTGAAGGGATTGGCGACCGTCGAGTCGGTTTCGCTGCTCAACCTCGAGGGCACCGGCATGATCGGCGTACCGGGAACCGCCCAGCGATTGTTCGGCGCGCTGCGGGAGGCGGGCATCTCGGTCATCATGATCTCGCAGGGGAGCTCGGAGCACTCGATCTGCTTCGCCGTTCCGTCGGCGGTCGCCGGCGACGCGCGGTCGGCGGTCGAGCGCGCGTTCTTCGCCGAGCGGCATCACGGGCAGATACAACGAGTGGACGTCGCGTCGGAGTGCAGCATTCTCGCAGCGGTCGGCGACGGAATGGCGGGCACTCCCGGCATCGCGGCCAAATTCCTGAGCGCGCTCGGCAAAGCGCGGGTCAATATTCGGGCGATCGCGCAGGGATCATCCGAGCGAAACATCTCGGTCGTGGTCGACGCGCCGGACACCACGCGCGCGCTGCGAGCCGCGCACTCCGGACTGTACCTCTCTGATCAGACACTGTCGGTCGGGATTGTCGGCATAGGAAACGTCGGCTCGGAGCTCATGCGGCAGCTTGCCGCGGAGTCGGCGCGGCTCAAGCAAACGTTCGACATCGATCTGCGAGTGCGCGCGGTGTCGACGTCGACGCGCATGTTGCTCAGCGACCGGCCGATCGATCTGACGGCGACCGATCGCGGCGCGATCGCGGACCGCGGTGAACCGCTCGACCTCGACCGTCTCATCGCTCACGTACATGCCGACTACCTGCCGCACGCCGCGATCATCGATTGCACGGCGAGCGACGCGGTGGCGCGTCAATACGAGTCCTGGTTGGCGCGTGGAATTCACGTCGTGACGCCGAACAAGCGCGCCAACAGCGCCGGCATGGACTATTACCGCAGGCTGCGCGAGGCGAACCGGGTCGTCGGAGCGCACTATCTCTACGAAACGACCGTCGGCGCCGCGCTTCCGATCATTCAGACGTTGCGGGATCTCATTCAGACCGGCGACGAGATCATCGAGATCGAAGGGATTCTGTCGGGGACGCTGTCGTATCTCTTCAACAGCCTCGACGGACGGCGCTCTTTCTCCGAGCTCGTCACACACGCGCGCGAGTTGGGATACACCGAGCCTGATCCGCGTGACGACCTCGCCGGGACGGACGTCGCGCGAAAGGTCGTCATCCTGGCGCGAGAGATGGGCCTGTCGATCGAACTCGGCGACGTCGCCGTGAAGAGTCTCGTGCCCGAAGCGTTGAAGGGTGGGACCGTCGCTCAGTTCCTGGACGCGCTCCCGACGCACGACGAAGAAATGGAGGCGGCACGCCAGTCGGCGGCGGCAGCCGGCAAGGTTCTGCGATTCGTCGGCCGCGTCACGCGCGACGGCGAGGCGAGCGTCGAGCTCTGCCCGTACCCCGCGTCGCATCCGTTCGCCCGTGTCCAGCTCACCGACAACATCGTGCTCTTCCGAACCGGCCGGTACCGTGAGAATCCGCTCGTCGTACAGGGACCGGGCGCCGGTCGTGAAGTGACGGCGGCCGGTGTGTTCGCCGATCTCCTCCGTTTGGCGTCGTATCTGGGTGCGGTTCTGTAA
- a CDS encoding FAD-dependent monooxygenase — protein sequence MAKESAKVRFTSETEVLIVGAGATGLTLALWLQKLGTPFRIVDSLPSAAPFSRALGVHARTLEFDRQLGFADDVVSGGVVMSAINLWVNRRKTAHLTLSDLGSDLTPYPFVLDFAQDQHERLLIEQLESRGTTVERGTRLVALDDRDDGLLATLECSDGTMDSCLASYVAGCDGAHSTVRSATGIGFAGGSYERVFYVADVDASGPAVNGELHVDLGESDLLAVFAMKGESHVRLVGTVEGDAIPKDRTLSFDDVSRRPIDQLGLDVRQVHWFSTYHVHHRVASAFRKGRAFLLGDAAHIHSPVGAQGMNTGIGDAVNLSWKLASVLRGSRPDLLDTYGVERMAFARRLVATTDRAFTIATKPGRVAAVVRTRVFPGVVGSLFRVAPFRRWLFRTISQIAIDYRTSAISVGRAGAVHGGDRLPWVELDAHGADNFASLQSLDWQVHVYGDADGQVTDACRRLGLTLSTFSWSPAAERVGLARDATYLVRPDGYVAMAAESGAGTKLAEYFESRGIRIT from the coding sequence ATGGCAAAGGAGAGCGCGAAGGTCCGTTTTACCAGCGAGACGGAGGTTCTGATCGTCGGTGCCGGGGCAACGGGCCTCACGCTGGCCCTCTGGCTTCAGAAACTCGGCACGCCGTTCCGCATCGTCGACTCGCTGCCTTCAGCGGCGCCCTTCTCGCGCGCGCTCGGTGTACACGCGCGCACCCTCGAGTTCGACCGGCAGCTGGGATTCGCCGACGACGTCGTGAGCGGCGGCGTCGTCATGAGCGCGATCAACCTGTGGGTCAATCGCAGAAAGACGGCGCATCTGACGCTGAGTGATCTCGGATCGGATCTCACGCCGTATCCATTCGTGCTCGATTTCGCGCAAGACCAACATGAGCGCCTGTTGATCGAGCAGCTCGAATCACGCGGGACAACGGTCGAACGGGGGACGCGACTCGTGGCGCTCGATGACCGCGACGACGGATTGCTCGCGACGCTCGAGTGTTCCGACGGCACGATGGATTCGTGCCTCGCGTCGTACGTCGCCGGCTGCGACGGGGCACATTCCACCGTGCGGTCCGCAACGGGCATTGGCTTCGCCGGCGGGAGCTACGAGCGCGTCTTCTACGTGGCGGACGTCGACGCGAGTGGGCCCGCGGTGAACGGCGAACTGCACGTCGACCTTGGCGAATCCGACTTGTTGGCGGTATTCGCGATGAAAGGCGAGAGCCACGTTCGCCTCGTGGGAACGGTCGAAGGCGACGCGATTCCCAAAGATCGAACGCTCTCGTTCGACGACGTGAGCCGTCGTCCGATCGACCAGCTCGGTCTCGACGTCCGACAAGTGCACTGGTTCTCGACGTATCACGTGCACCATCGCGTCGCGAGCGCGTTTCGCAAAGGCCGAGCGTTCCTGCTCGGCGACGCGGCGCACATCCATAGTCCGGTCGGTGCGCAAGGGATGAACACCGGCATCGGCGACGCGGTCAACCTGTCGTGGAAGCTGGCGTCCGTCTTGCGCGGATCACGCCCCGATTTGCTCGATACATATGGCGTCGAACGGATGGCGTTTGCTCGACGGCTCGTCGCGACCACGGACCGCGCGTTCACGATCGCCACGAAACCCGGCCGTGTGGCGGCAGTGGTCAGGACGCGCGTGTTTCCTGGTGTCGTCGGCTCCCTATTCAGAGTTGCGCCGTTTCGGCGATGGCTGTTTCGGACCATATCACAGATCGCGATCGATTATCGGACGAGCGCGATCAGCGTCGGCCGAGCGGGCGCGGTCCACGGTGGCGATCGTTTGCCATGGGTGGAGCTCGATGCGCATGGCGCCGACAACTTTGCTTCGCTCCAGTCGCTTGACTGGCAAGTTCACGTCTACGGCGACGCCGACGGCCAAGTGACCGATGCCTGCCGGCGACTCGGTCTCACGTTGAGCACGTTTTCCTGGTCACCGGCTGCTGAACGCGTTGGGTTGGCGCGCGACGCAACGTACCTCGTGCGCCCAGACGGATACGTGGCGATGGCCGCCGAGTCGGGTGCTGGAACGAAGCTGGCCGAATACTTCGAGAGCCGAGGCATCCGGATTACTTGA